A DNA window from Trichosurus vulpecula isolate mTriVul1 chromosome 2, mTriVul1.pri, whole genome shotgun sequence contains the following coding sequences:
- the LOC118836487 gene encoding vomeronasal type-1 receptor 1-like encodes MISDGIALGLLFLFQTGFGALGNSFLLGLYTITFFTGPRLRPIDLLLCHLAFANDLVLLSKGIPQIMATLGLTNFLDDVGCKLVFYFHRVARDLSLCTTCLLSSFQAFTLSPRSSWWENFKARSPKYIVPLFLSCWTFNLLKNCLILLYMKGPKGSNNITGINDFIYCSATFHVSPYILLYILLFSLPDVLYVGIMVGTSGYIVFVLYRHHQRVQYLHGNSLKPNGFPEARATQTVLLLIILFVSFYCLNSILLLCIRYGKTFSWLVHSSAFLAACFPACSSFVLIVSDSQVQKYSLALWEKMMLQF; translated from the coding sequence atgatttctGACGGCATAGCACTGggactcctttttctttttcagactgGATTTGGGGCCCTGGGGAACTCCTTCCTCCTGGGCCTATATACCATCACCTTCTTCACTGGTCCCAGGCTGAGGCCCATTGACTTGCTTCTATGCCACTTGGCCTTTGCCAATGACTTGGTGCTTCTTTCCAAAGGGATTCCTCAAATCATGGCTACATTGGGGCTCACCAATTTCTTGGATGATGTGGGATGTAAACTTGTCTTTTACTTTCACAGAGTGGCCCGGGATCTTTCCCTCTGTACCACCTGCCTCCTGAGTAGCTTCCAAGCCTTCACTTTAAGTCCTAGAAGCTCCTGGTGGGAAAACTTTAAAGCTAGATCCCCAAAGTATATTGTCCCATTGTTTCTCTCATGCTGGACCTTCAATCTCCTGAAAAATTGCCTGATTCTTTTATATATGAAAGGCCCAAAAGGAAGCAATAACATCACTGGTATAAATGATTTCATTTACTGTTCTGCTACATTTCATGTTTCACCATATATTTTACTATATATACTCCTATTCTCCCTTCCTGATGTTTTATATGTAGGAATCATGGTGGGCACCAGTGGGTATATAGTTTTTGTCTTGTATAGACACCATCAGAGAGTACAGTACCTTCATGGCAACAGTCTCAAACCCAACGGTTTCCCTGAGGCCAGAGCCACCCAAACAGTCCTGCTGCTTATCATTCTGTTTGTCTCCTTTTACTGTCTGAATTCTATCCTGTTGTTATGCATTCGCTATGGGAAAACATTTTCCTGGCTTGTTCATAGCTCTGCCTTCCTGGCTGCCTGTTTTCCAGCTTGCAGCTCCTTTGTTCTAATAGTCAGTGACTCCCAAGTCCAAAAATACTCCTTGGCCCTCTGGGAAAAGATGATGTTACAGTTCTGA